Below is a window of Phyllopteryx taeniolatus isolate TA_2022b chromosome 16, UOR_Ptae_1.2, whole genome shotgun sequence DNA.
ATGTTAACACTGTGTATTACTATAACGCTGTCTTTCAATGAACGTTCGCAACCAGGTTGGAGAGTTAGCCGTTTACCATCAGTGAACTAAATACTATAGACTCGCTACAGAGGCCGATAACTAGCTAACGTTTTCCTTTTTACTTCAACCATTGCATTACGAAACTGCACGTAACAATATGGTCTTATATAGTATTTATCAAAATACTCGCAAGAATATACTACCATTATATATTCTATACACATAACAAGAAATCCActaactagcatggctaacGTCAGTACATTTCCACTCTGGCGTTAGGTCACAAAACGTCAGAGTGTACTTTTACTGTTGCacttcattttgattttatctCGATAATCGAACATAttctttttatgtttacaaacgtgttttttgttttttgtttttctctctgtccCCGAAATGACATCAGGTTACCAAAACGTCAACACAAATGCTACTTTCAACTCTGCCGCGTTCGTGTTTGGCGGGTGACCACACAACAGGGATCGGCGTGCAGTCTGCAGCcttatcttttcttttcttatcttatcttatgcGGCCTTACATTTCAGAGTCTTGATGTGAGCTGCGGCTTCACGGACGGCAACAAAGCACACAGCAACTCCTCCCATCCTCCCTCCTGGACTCCGTGGAAGCGAGAGAGTGTTTCTGAGAAAAAGCGCCACGCTGATTCACAGTTTCCGCCGAAGAAGGGAGGCTTTGTTTCTCTGTCCAACATCAAATATTGAGCATGTTTTATGGCGCTGCTTTATATGACAATATTATATactcctttcccccccccccaaagttgTTTATTGCCCAGCTGCTTTATTGtttatattgtgacagtaagggcggcacggtggccgactggttagagcgtcagcctcacagttctgaggtgcggggttcaatccccgtccccgcctgtgtggagtttgcatgttctccccgtgcctgcgtgggttttctccgggcactccggtttcctcccacatcccaaaaacatgcattaattggagactctaaattgcccgtaggcatgactgtgagtgcgaatggttgtttgtttcgatgtgccctgcgattggctggcaaccagttcagggtgtaccccgcctcctgcccgatgacagctgggataggctccagcacgcccgcgaccctagtgaggagaagcggctcagaaaatggatggatggatggatgtgacagtaagataaaaatgacttgggcaagtATGCTTTTAGGGTAACGATATGGACTTTGTTGCTCGTTTGATTGGATCTcacaatcaaaacattttacttGGTGCAcaataaggattttttttggggtgttgggAAAATtaaagaatgagaaaaaaatgctataaaaatgttttgtatgaCTACTGAGTGCTTCATACAGTCcatgttgttatttttggtcttcattttctgtttttttttttttttatgataatttTTCTTGATTTAGTTCAACGACGgcgacacggtggccgactggttagagcgccagcctcacagttctgaggacccgggttcaatccccggtcccgcctgtgtggagtttgcatgttctccccgtgcctgcgtgggttttctccgggcactctggtttcctcccacatcccaaaaacatgcatgaattggagactctaaattgcccgtaggtgtgaaggtgagtgcgaatggttgtttgtttgtatgtgccctgcgattggctggcaaccagttcagggtgtacttaTTTTGCTGCCAATTGTTCAAGGGGGCGTACTCATAGTAGACGTGCGCGTTATATAATCGTTAGCTAGGCTTGCCAGTAGATCCTGCTCTACGGTAAATCATCAGCCACGTCTACGCCACACGCTTAACTAGTTGAATTGTGTCTACTTGCAGTGTGGTGGTCGTCCACCGTCTTTTTACCACCTTAAAAAGTGCATCGCTCTCCAAGTGAcgccatcatgaccaacattaaaatacagtagcatagtaggcccaTTTGATCAGTACAAATTcaacaggttttattcctaaaaagtatattgttGCAGAGGCAGCGGAACCAGGGGGCAATCACCCCCCTcccctaaacacacacacacacacacacacacatgcacacttctTGCTCCTTTTATCACCTTTTCACACCCCTTATTTATTGAACATTTGCTCACATAGGTACTACTATGTGAGCAAATGTTGCTTATCCGTAgaataattacagtacatgtagCAACCAATCAAAGtgattttgtatttcatttgggAGCATGTTTGCCCACTTTTTGTTGGCAATGCCCCCTGTGCACTGTGCGCCCCCCAACTCCACAAGTTCTTCCGACAGCTCTGatcgtcgctgtcgggcggaaaccAACTATGTCCAAACACGgtccatttcatatttttccacaaatcgaTATCATTGGTCCGTCTACACGTGGATCTGTGACTGCTGTGTTTGTGGTTGCCATGGCGCAGCCGGCGGTGGCTCTGTTTGCGGCTCGGAAACCAGAAGGGCGTCGCTTCACTCCGAGACCTCCGTGCGTCGCGGTGACTCACGGGGTGTTTCCCGACAGCGCAAGCTGTCAGTCTGGTAGGGATTTCTGCTTAgcgcacattttgttttgttttgttttgcatgacAATAGTTACGCAACAATATAGAGGGCAATCAGGGACTCCCTCGGACCGGAATGGTGACCAAAACGTTTTGGAACATTCTGCTAAGCTTCACACACTTATAGTCATTAAATATACACTAGTCACAAAAAGTATTGGGCCTTCAGGTGAAATGTCAGAATGaagctaaaatgcactataacctttgcaggtgaacttcatttgaccaACTGTGGAatgttcagtactttttgcagcAAGGAGCTTAAATGGCCAAATTTACAACTGGggagtttcccccccccccccaagttccACAGAATTAATTATTaagaatttattttaataataattaataataattaataattttaattattaagaATTTAAGCGCCTTCATTCGCATCAGCGGCTATCCGGTTCAATTGCGAAATGCAGTTAGCTACCTACCCTAGGCCTACACCATTGGATAGTCTGCTGACGTGGTCGCTTAAGAGCGCCTCATTATTTGCCGTGAGTGCATGCATGTCAAGGTGAAAAATGCGGAAGCACCAGAAGGGgaaaagaagagagaaaaaaagtttgacttGCCAGCCAGTGTGTGGACAAGGGCTTCGGGCTGGCATGGCcgttttagagcgcctcattgtcacgGCGTAGAAAAGCAAAGGGAAAAAAGGGGTTATATTCCAGCCAGCCATTAAGGGGATATATTTttgcggctcaaacatgtagttatgtgtaggcataagaaagatgctagccgaagtagcatccatttttttttccagttgtaaaatatgtatttgattgacaggtgacagTTGAGCCGGGCGTGGTTCAAATTCGGCGGAGACagcggcttgatttttcaccaatTTTGaagccaacatttttttatagttggattatttttgtttttaattcaaatttggcaggctaattgatgaattaatttagaaaacatttattttcacctcaCGGGGGGGACTtgcaaaggttatagtgcaCCGGTTCATCCTGAAAGTTTACCCGAAGATTTTCGTGAGTCGCGCTGGTCGGCTTTGCATTCCACGCCCTCAAACCAGAAAGCTTGAAGACATTCTGCAAACCTTCACAAACTGGAATTAAACGCTTAGCAGTGTTGTGAAGTAGCATTCCATTCCCTCAAACTAGCAAACTACAAGGACTTCATTTGCGAGACAGAGTGCAAGTGGCAAACATTTTGTGTCGCGCATCTTCGATTGCGATCTGACGTACAGCGACTGGCTGCGCGGGGGATTCCGACCACAATCTGGTTGCTATCCTCCCACTCTCAACAACAGCACTTGGTGCTCAACAACACatcaacatcttttttttttttttttttttttttggagtattCACCAGAAAATGTCAAGGCTAGCGGGACAATATCTTTCAATGCAAAATTCCaggaattgttgtttttggtcacATTTTCAGAAACGACTGTAATAAAACAACCACTGGTATGGGTTGCCACTGCACTCACTCGAACCAGCAATTCGCTCAAAAGACCAACTTTTGGTCAACAAAGGACTTGATGGCCATTTGATTTCATCTGTTTGTGCTATTTCACAATAAGGAGATGATGGCGCCAACCTCCTGGAGATACACACTCCCGTGGAATTGCATGACACTGAGGCAAAGCAGCAAGTTGCTCAAAACACCAACCTTCTGGGAACAAAGAACTTTGATTTGGATTTCTGTGTGGGGAATTTGGGCATTCCTGTCCATCTGACGAAGTCGCAAAGACCTTCTGAAGACACACACTGTTGTGGGATGCCCTACCACTGCCTCAAAGAAGAATGTTGCTCAAAAAGCAAACTTTTTGTCAACAAAGAAATCTGATTTGGTTACTTCTTTTGGacatttgagtccatctgtttgtgctgtTCGACAAGAAGGAGCAATGCCTAACAGTAAATGACAAAGTATGGAGGAACAGGAGGAGTGTGCCCGGAGAAGACGCTTTGGACTGGAGGGGTGGGTGGGACTTACTGGGCCGTGATGACTCATTGCTTCTGGCCCACTCCCCGCTATCTGGCATCTGGAGCTCATTGACGACCGCGCTCTATGGTAACCGACAGTTGTGGAATTGTAAACAGGCCGAGCCGGTGGGGAGACGAGCGGGAAGCCGCTTTGGCTGCTGCCGCGTCTCACAAGAACGCTGCCTCGACATGCTGAGGTCACAGGGAGTATGTTAGGTGAAAAGGATCCGACACAATTATGCTGACATGCGATACAGCCCTTCCtcttgtgtggaaaaaaagaccgATTTTCAGTCACTGAGGACTTCATCCTTGTTTTTGAAAAGttagcccccaaagccagttcaCTTATTGGTAGGCACGTCCATCATGCGTCTGCGCACCCAGAAGTCTCAAAAACCCAAGCCCAAAAAGTCCGAAAAGTCAGTTTCACTCAGCAACATCAAATTCGGAAAGAATCACGAgtagagagacacacacaaaaaagaggcTCAAAAAACAATGCCTGAAAagaccattttggtttgaagtggccttTTCCAACAAAAATTGGTTCTAAAAATTCAGTCTCCAAAGGCAGTTTTACTGATCAACGTGAAATTTGGTTGCTACTTCTATCATGAAAGGACGTACAAAATGTCTCCATTGCCCATGCCGGGAAATACacagaaagtctgccatttgGATTTGTCATCGCCAGGAGCACAATCCCAAATGTATCCCACACATACAGCAACTATTGCAACGTGTTAGAAAAATATAGTTCAGTGAAACAGGCTGCATTCATAATTCCGAAGAAATAGAAACCCCAAAGGCACGTCTTAGTAAGTCCATggctttcccttaagtgtccaTAAAGCACAAAATGTTGCGCAACAGTCAGAAAGGAAGTGTGTATCTATGGTGACGGATCTTTGGTATCCGCAGGCGGTCACGTGACAGCCCTACCAGAGAATTTCCTCAGAGCAAGAGTCGTGCTTTTTATAGCGCTCCCCCGAAGCGCTCACTGGCTTCAGCTGCTCGTATGCATACTTTGGAAGGGGCCAGCCGTCAGCTCGCGTTGCACACATTGCGAGGACGTCATTCAAAAACGCTGCAGCTACAAAACAAGATCGGAATCCATAGGCATGCAGTGAATTACACACATCTGTTTCCAGCTCATCTCTTTGAATTAGTCTCATATCGATGCATTGCAGAGGTCAAAGAGGGAGAGGAACTCATAATTGTCCACTGACAGTTCACAAATCAGAGCCGAGACCCATCGAGAGGAAAAGTGCTGTGGAAGCAGGTAGAGGCCCAAGCGCCTTTTCCCGTAACGCTGCGGGAGGTTACCGTGGACTCCCACTCATCCGTCATTTTCGAAGGTTGCAGTAAATATAGTGCGCTTTTATGCTCCTCGGTGTCATCTGGCTCTGGTGGTGGTTTACTACGCAAGTTGCAGTCAGTAAAGCGCTAACTCAAACACTGATGTCGCTGTACTTCAGAGATTAGGGGGCTCGACAACCAGTGAGTGCCAAGTTGCTTAATTTAGTTGAATTTGCATTGAGACATCGTTTcaattgtatattattattaatctacATAATATTAGGATTACATACATTACATGACCTTTCATTCAATTTTCTGTCACCTTTAGCACTTGTCACCATTTCAGGACCCTAGACTGGCTTAAAAGTTACAGGATATGGACTGTTTGATTAATGAACTGTCCAGCTATCATAGAAGCGTCATCACCTAAATTACTATACAATGAAACACATTCAAGGATTGACGGACTTTGTCATACCAACATACATTTGCACATGATATGGCATGAAAATATGCTACCCAAGGTCCCAAGTTAGCCCAAGTCTCAACTCTCGAGACTTGTGAAATATTAacagaatacaaaataaaaaacaaataagacaagattaaaaaaaagatagaaaTACTTATTTGTAGTTGCGAATGTTTTCCGAGGTGCAAATGCAGAAAGGATTTTGATGCAATGGAAATACAAATGCCAGAGGCTTGAATTGCATATAATATTTACCTGATATTTCTATGCTCCTTGTACTTAGAGAATAAAGTGTTCACCGTGCAGGAACGGAGGGGGGCTGATGTTGGGGCTACAGAGCACTGTTTGAGTTTGATAGTCTAACAGCTTCTGAGAAGAAGCTGTTCTTCAGCCTGGTGGTCCTGCAGCGGATGCTCCGGAGCCTCCTGCTCGAGGGGAGCGGATGGAAGGGAGGGTGTGAGGGATGGGGTGAGTCTTTGACGATGCAGCGAGTCCTCTTTCTGCACCGGCTGGTGAAGATGTTTGTAGTGGTGGGGAGGCTAACCCCACAATCCTCCTCGTTGGTGTGCCTTCTTGAGCAGACAGGAAGTGTTTTGGTTCCAGGTGATCTACAATAGGACTTAATAATTACATAGACCGTAAGACAGATGCAAGTTATATTCAATTTAGGTTTAACGCGATATGTCAAAATAACATTGGAACTTTCAGTCCTTCAACgacatttttgtcatctttcaATATTATCTGGAACACTGCATTCCCGTCAAGTTGGGGAGTCAATATATCTTTCCTAGTGGAAGGATAAATATGTCTGACTTCccagttttctccatttgttcaAGTCATTGGTTGGAAATTTTAGACTTCCCAGTTTGTGCAATGATTTTCCGTGACTTTTTGTGTAGGAACTCCAACTTCAGGCTCAAATGCACGTCCTAGACAGAGGTCAGAATTTTCTCACTTAACAGATTTCCTCTCACTTTCTTCACTCAGTtggaagtttatcagttttctCAAATGTTGCATTTCTGTGACGGTGGGGTACCAAATTCCCTTTTCCTCAACAACTATGGGAAATTTCTTACTTCCCATTTTTCATGGACGAAGTCTGTGTACAGCAATGCTCTGTGTCTTTACGTGGAGGAAATCCATCTCCAGATGTGTTCAAATGAACTTTTCCCAACCGAAGAACAACATTTCTGACTTGGCAGTTTTGTCCCCTTGTCCGAGTTGTAACTTCCCAATTTTTTCCACAAGTTGTGATTTGCCCTGATTTCGCATGGAGGAACTCTAACTTCAAGTGGGTTACAACATGTTTCCGATTTGGAGGTCGGACCTTTCGGACTTGCCAAGTTTCTTGAATCCTGCCTCTTTCTTAGTGTGTAAGAAGGGTGACTGCAAGAGCATTCGATGCACTTTTCCTAGCCGTAAGCCACAGGACTTTCCAATTATTGCTCATTGCCTGATGAAAGGCTACATAAAGGCAGTAAATTTAAACCAAATACTTGAATTGGGTCATTTTATAGTTAGGAgaccataaatgttttattggcTGTTATTGACTGTTGAAACACAAGGTACAACAGAAAATGTATCCCCAAAAAATTGCCTGCCAAAGAAAAGCTAATGTTAATTGACAATGGTTATGTATGATAATAATTAAAGAGGATTAATTGGCACCAAATGAGATTGGAGTATTTGAAGTCAAGGATGTTGCTGCCGCAACAAGGTGTAAGGGTCACGTCACGTTAGGCAAATGAAGTCACTATTTTCTCTGAAATTTCCACCCGGTGAGTCGCACGTTGATAGCAATTATGCAATACAGAAAGTACATGAAAGATGACATTTCTGAGAAGTCAGTGCACTTTCAAAACACTGAGATAGAATCTGATGagtcacacacatacattcatTTTGAAGCAGGAAAGAACTTATCTGCAGTCTTGTAAGTTCCCGGAAGGTTCTTCAGAACAATGTGGAAGTCAATGACGATTCACTATCACACCATGTGTCCTTCCGGGTGAAGAACATGTAAACAAACCACCCCCATGTCATTTGGACCAAGGCAGagcgattgagaaaacagggtaGATGGCTTGAAAGAACGATTTTGTGTTAAGTTTCAGTCAAAAAGAAGACGTTACTTGAGGTAAAGAAGAGATCTCTTTCTCTGGTTGTTGGCCCCCATAAGTCAGAGTCTGTCTGTTGATACGGTGTTCCTCATGGGTCCGTTTTACGGCCCATCCTTTTCATGCTCTACATCGTTCCTCTCAGAAATGTTATCAGCAAATATGAACGCTTCTCAGTCATACAAcagatgtatttttcttttaacccCAACACGACAGCTGAGATCAGTGCACTGATAGTTGCGTGACTGAGCTGGATGGTTTCTAACTTGCTTCAGTTGAATGTGGAGAAAAGCCAAGTTTTATTTGTTGCCACCCACTGAAGTCGTCACCTGTGTAGGGTCACTTTTGACCTCCAGAAACGGCGTCAAATTCAATCAGGCCatgatttttgatgaacacattAAAATTGCAACAGGTTCCTGCTTTTTCTACCTCAAAACATTTCCGAATTTCTGTCCTTGTTTTCTCATTCTGAATTAAAAATGATCAATCATGCTTTTGTCTTATCTTGACTGATTTCATGAGACCTTCTCCAATCAGCCCCGAATGGCACCACTCTGCTTTTGTCCACATTGCATAGCATTGCAGCCACGTCACTCCCATTTTGTTGTCCTTGTACTGGCTCCCTGTTCATTTTAGGATCCAGTACAACGTTTTTACAGCCACTTCCAGAGCCCTCAAGGGTCAGGTTCCTCCACTCTTGGTGGATTAGGTGTCAATGCATTACCTGTTAGACAACTGCAGTCTACTGACTGCCTTTTACTTACTGTCCCTCACACGAGATGAAAAACTAAAGGTGATAAAGCCTTGCAGCCCATTGCAGCAAAATGTGAATGCACTTCCAAAAATGTCCACAGATGAGGCTAAGAGTTGCCTCATCTGTGGACATTTTTacaagcaaaaatattttaggaAGGCGTTCCAATAAgacttggttttgtttttttcccttgggTTAACTGTatgatgtttttgtattttcacaaaCGCACAGTGCTAGTCATTTTTCTGAGAATTGCTATATGAATAAGATTTACTTAattccttattttatttttttattaatgataAAAAGGCTAATGCATTTTATTAGGTGACCCATTTTGGGTCCCCTACCCAACTCTGGAAACCCTGCTTTCAACCGTttttaatcgtttttttttttttttttaattaaaatttgttACAATAACCAGTCGCTATGTATTATTGTAAATTTGAtcgttatttacatttttttagattCGCATTGTAATTATCAATtctttaaaattgtattcattttatgaaTTACAATAGAAATATTGTTTCAATTTCTTAAGAACTAAACAACTTacctttaatttttttgtattacgttttgtttaattattttttttatttatttctaatttaactagccattcatattttatgcttaattcaaattaatgttatattattttatatgttaACTCAATTTCTTAAGACcagaacaaatgttttgtttttatagtttTGATAATTCATGCATTGTTTTTTCAGATATCTTTATTTGAATTTAATATTTACCTAATTTTATTTGTGCATTGTATTTCATTTCCAAGGAAAATTTCAATTTGcaaattgcttttatttttattacacataatacaattattatatataattatattatttattataatctatatattttagaatttgtatttgcaaacataaatacatttaatttctaTGCAAGTGATGCAcactttttgcacaatagtGTACTGCAATTGGAATTTAGTCATtttaccaggaaaaaaaaaaaaagttctgttcTTCATGAACATTATGATGAACTACTATTAACCGAACTGCTTTAACATGCAGCAAAATGTGATAATTAAAGCCTCCAGGAGAGGTCACAGTTCAACGGAGCGTAAAACAAACCACACGCTGAGATGCGGCCGAGTAGAAAAATAACATTCTTTATTATAAATTACTGAAATGTTCGTCCACGTATAAATAAGTGCAAATCGTTGTGTCGACCAGTCAACGTTCAAGCATCTTTAGTACATCTTTATAAAAGAGTTTGTCTTCAATCAATGTAAACATGGTGGTGTCAAAGAACACAGTGAAATAAGACAAgattgttttgtcttgtttaaaTACATTCATTGGCGAGCGAGTGGCGTTCCTGTCAGTGCCAAAAACAAAATACCATCTCGTAAATCGACAGTCACGGAGGATTCAGTCAAGAGTTCAGCCCTTTACAAAAGGTGCGACTGCTcctgtataaaaaataaaataaaataaaattcccagAATGCATTCGGGGAGGGACATTCCGTGGCTGCTGGATGGACGCAAACGCAAAGAGCTCGCGTCGGTCGAGGCCTCGCAGCACATTGTTAGCAGCATCGTTAGAGGAGGGGAAACAGTGGGTCATCGTCGCCGGGAACTTCAACTCCTGGCTCGCAGTCCTCCTCCCGCCGCCCCCACCTTCTGGCTCCTCTCGGAGTCGGAATGCGCTTTTAAATGGGAGAGTCGTAATCCTGCATGTATTGCCTTAGAGGATGGGGAAGCTGGTCCCTCGTGGAGGAAATGTCCAAATGTCCGTTAACCGTCTTCCTGCACAAGTGCTGCAAGGTGGACGGGCAACAGGCGAGCGGTTTGACCAACTCCAGCGGGACCTTCTCGCCGCCCGAGTAAATGTAGTCCACGTTGCGTCCGTTCCCTCTGCTCTGGGGCATGTAGTAGTGCACCAGCTTGAGGATGCAGTCGAAGTGGGGCACGGCGTGGATGTTCTTGGGGTCCGTCTGCAGGTAGAAAGAGGCGGCGTCGCACTGGACCCGGAGGTTCTTGGTGCCCGCCGCGGTTTTGACGCTGAGCGTGAACAGGTGGCGGTTGTCGGAGCTGTCGCGCACCAGGAAGGTGCCGGCGTTCTCGGCGCCCAGCAGGCTGTTGGCGTTCTTGCCCGTGATGGCGCCCCAGTAGAAGCCGCTCTCCTGCAACTTGCGCAAGGTGGCCAGCACCATCTGGTACTGAGCCTTGGACACGAAGGTCTTGTAGCGCTGAGGCAGCCGCATGCTGGGAGAGTCCGAGTGGCTGCTGCTCATGGCGGAGTAGGCCTTGCTGAGAGTTACCATGGCGCTGTGGCCGATACGCAGCGGGGAGTGCCGGAGGTGGGCTGCACCGCAGAAGATGACGACGCCGGGACActcggggggtgggggaggtAGCGAGGAGGCGGCGCCTGAGGAGGCGGGAGGAAGACCAGGGGTTAGCGCACCAAGATTAGACAAAGCTTAAACAACACTCTCAAGTCACAGCTCGCTGTAAAGGAGTTCTCGTCAAATTCTCaataccaagtaccacctccgAAAAAGAATAGCAGCTAAATGACTCGGAGGAGTAGAAGGCCCACTTCGTCGAAAACAAGGCCGCAGTTGCATGAAACTCTGCAACAAAGTCAAAACAGCGTCGAAGAAACACTAcaaaatgattcaattcaaattcaagtgaaatacaactgaactcaacAAATGTACTGAATTGGGAAAAGTTCAAGCCACTTTGTAAAGTGAAACACTTAATTCAGTGCCACACTTACAATATCACTGCACTAGACGGTAAACAATTAGCgtgtgtatccaccttttgtgacattgtttGGTAGTGCGatattttctcatgtaaaacaTGTGCCTTGGCGCAATACAGGTTGGGAAACACGGGTTCAAACAACACTCTCAATGCATGAATTGGTCATTAAAAGCTCTGATTTGACTTCGCATGAATGAAATCCtgtttttaaagaagaaaaggTGTATTTTCATGAAGGAAAGGCGCAACATTATGAGAATAACGGATTCTTTTTTCAAATTCCCATTAAAATGTGACTTCCATCCCTCGTATGACTTTAACGTCACAttattacgactttattctcgcaAGATGATGactatatactgtgtatatggtaacaaaatctcttgcttcttgtaaatattgcaattttttaaCATTGAGAAACTagttttattctcataacatgacAACTTTTCTCCAAAAAAATTGCTATGCCAGGTTGAATTTGCGCTAGGATTCTTATCATCCaatcacagtacagtaagtatataactttttttttttttttttttaaactctagtAAAAGCTACAAAAAGTTACTTTGAAGTAAGTAAGTAGCTCTAATGCACGTTATATTTGAGATGAGATAGGAGAGCTCGGTTTCCCTCATTCTCATGTCTGCTTGAGAATTAAATCCCCTAAAACATTCATGATTCAAACTTTTGGGGTACCAAGTCTTGTCACTGCAGTTGTACCCTTGACACAGTTGACTAATTTGGC
It encodes the following:
- the LOC133466207 gene encoding suppressor of cytokine signaling 3-like, translating into MVTLSKAYSAMSSSHSDSPSMRLPQRYKTFVSKAQYQMVLATLRKLQESGFYWGAITGKNANSLLGAENAGTFLVRDSSDNRHLFTLSVKTAAGTKNLRVQCDAASFYLQTDPKNIHAVPHFDCILKLVHYYMPQSRGNGRNVDYIYSGGEKVPLELVKPLACCPSTLQHLCRKTVNGHLDISSTRDQLPHPLRQYMQDYDSPI